A genomic window from Lotus japonicus ecotype B-129 chromosome 1, LjGifu_v1.2 includes:
- the LOC130741226 gene encoding uncharacterized protein LOC130741226 codes for MTIEQSLKFEFRASNNQVEYEALIAGVQRLYIKGDSQLVVKQVKGEYQVKDPQLSKYLEIVQRLMMAVKEVRIEHIPRSQNERADVLAKLASTGRLGNYQTMIQETLPLPSIDLVEIKMKAIKAIIEGEASWMEQIKEFLKNPPKDESLNTRERRREAIFYTMVGDELYRRGIMSPLLKCVNTKEAQDIMA; via the coding sequence ATGACGATTGAGCAGTCATTAAAGTTTGAATTTAGAGCAAGTAATAATCAAGTAGAATATGAAGCCCTCATAGCAGGCGTCCAAAGGTTGTACATAAAAGGAGACTCACAATTAGTGGTTAAGCAAGTCAAGGGAGAATATCAGGTGAAAGATCCACAACTTTCAAAGTATTTGGAGATTGTTCAGAGACTTATGATGGCGGTCAAGGAGGTTAGAATTGAACACATTCCACGAAGCCAGAATGAGAGGGCGGACGTTTTGGCAAAATTGGCTAGCACGGGTCGGTTGGGCAATTACCAGACAATGATACAGGAAACCTTACCGCTTCCAAGTATTGATCTAGTTGAGATAAAAATGAAAGCAATAAAAGCAATAATAGAAGGGGAAGCCTCATGGATGGAACAAATCAAAGAATTTCTCAAGAACCCTCCCAAAGACGAAAGCTTGAACACAAGAGAAAGACGAAGGGAAGCCATTTTTTACACCATGGTGGGCGATGAATTATATCGACGAGGAATCATGTCGCCATTGCTCAAATGTGTGAATACaaaggaggctcaagacattatGGCATAA